In Columba livia isolate bColLiv1 breed racing homer chromosome Z, bColLiv1.pat.W.v2, whole genome shotgun sequence, one DNA window encodes the following:
- the SECISBP2 gene encoding selenocysteine insertion sequence-binding protein 2 isoform X8, whose protein sequence is MSAERWPVSGRGGEQRRSKESEKKLDKRRHDGDDSSVGIVNRTSFQTSACSRNSMKPDRFSKTTNKKPTQTPKRESLPVPTLEATVLDFHKSQSLGSSEILNVQHKNGPKDTSVECEASSKTLDETLASLIPSSCDGRVAFSETPAEGSAQPRVSWATVLSQSPKKIVSSPAPEGHSRAKGKQDSEAKRSETKNDASETEPEEGLEKKKRKKKKKKKPKSPTDIEKPQNESTTTQEPPRIEDAEEFPDLATASDRRNKLGSQKSPFAPAARKQSEINLPEEPWDSQSPILDGTPRVDGLSGKQASSSVLERKKMQEVSRSSGKKSQIPVQLDLGGMLAVLEQKQQTEKSKQSSKPVVFSVGGAIPLLSKEPATAAKSHRLNQGKMPHNPLDSSAPLVKKGKQREVPKAKRPTPLKKIILKEREQRKQQRLLEQTAVPKDEDNICQSAENITEDETPLRDTQAAVPVMQVAEGFVENIGIKEPTEGSVTSKQLTSNLPKIHSRKFRDYCSQVLSKEVDSCVTDLLKELVRFQDRLYQRDPVKAKIKRRLVMGLREVSKHLKLKKLKCVIISPNCEKIQSKGGLDETLHNIIDCACEQNIPFVFALNRKALGRCVNKAVPVSVVGIFSYDGAQDHFHRMVQLTTEARKAYKDMIAALEEEAEGGLRETEPGILTTECEKNGLSETGKTSSKDSDEDVPNYIKIWKRKLEEEYNPYALELEKSAAADMLLANLEEHQ, encoded by the exons ATGTCCGCGGAGAGGTGGCCGGTCTCGGGCCGAGGCGGCGAG CAGAGGAGATCAaaagagagtgagaaaaaaTTGGACAAGAGAAGACATGATGGAGATGACTCTTCTGTCGGAATTGTGAACAGGACTTCATTCCAGACCTCTGCATGCAGCAGAAATTCCATGAAGCCAG ACAGGTTCAGTAAAACTACAAACAAGAAGCCAACTCAAACTCCAAAACGAGAGTCTCTTCCTGTACCCACGTTGGAAGCTACCGTTCTGGATTTCCACAAGTCACAGAGTTTGGGAAGCAGTGAGATATTGAATGTACAGCACAAAAATGGACCA AAAGATACTTCTGTGGAATGTGAAGCTTCATCAAAAACTTTAGATGAAACATTAGCCAGCTTAATTCCCTCTTCATGTGATGGTAGAG TGGCATTTTCTGAAACACCAGCAGAAGGCTCTGCTCAGCCACGTGTGTCTTGGGCCACGGTACTTTCACAGTCCCCAAAGAAAATTGTGTCATCACCAGCACCTGAAGGTCATTCCAGAGCCAAAGGGAAGCAGGATAGTGAAGCAAAG CGgtcagaaacaaaaaatgatGCTAGTGAAACTGAGCCTGAAGAAGGgttggaaaagaagaaaagaaagaagaaaaagaagaaaaaaccaaaatcacccACTGACATAGAGAAACCTCAGAATGAGTCTACTACAACACAGGAACCACCAAGGATTGAG gaTGCTGAGGAGTTTCCTGATCTGGCAACTGCTTCTGATAGGAGAAACAAGCTAGGATCTCAGAAATCACCATTTGCTCCTGCTGCCAGAAAGCAGTCTGAA ATCAATCTCCCTGAAGAGCCTTGGGATAGTCAGTCTCCCATATTGGATGGAACTCCCAGGGTCGATGGACTGTCAGGGAAACAAGCTTCATCTTCTgtactagaaagaaagaaaatgcag GAAGTATCCAGGAGCAGTGGTAAGAAGAGTCAAATTCCCGTGCAGTTGGATTTGGGTGGCATGCTGGCAGTCttggagcagaagcagcaaacgGAGAAGTCAAAACAGTCTTCTAAGCCTGTCGTGTTTTCAG TTGGTGGTGCCATACCATTGCTTTCTAAAGAACCCGCTACAGCCGCAAAAAGTCACCGGTTAAACCAAGGAAAGATGCCTCATAACCCTTTGGATTCCAGCGCTCCTTTggtaaagaaagggaaacagagAGAAGTCCCTAAAgcaaagagaccaacacctctTAAAAAG attattctgaaagaaagagaacaacGAAAACAGCAACGCCTGTTAGAACAGACAGCAGTACCAAAAGATGAAGATAATATTTGCCAGTCTGCGGAAAATATTACTGAAGATGAAACACCTCTACGGGATACTCAAGCAG CTGTTCCTGTAATGCAAGTTGCTGAGGGTTTTGTGGAGAACATCGGGATCAAGGAACCTACAGAAGGTTCTGTGACTTCAAAGCAGCTCACCTCCAATCTTCCAAAAATCCATAGTAGGAAATTTAGAGA TTATTGCAGCCAGGTACTTAGTAAAGAAGTTGACAGTTGTGTGACAGACCTCTTGAAAGAACTGGTTCGTTTCCAAGATCGCTTGTATCAGAGAGACCCAGTAAAGGCCAAGATAAAACGGAGGCTTGTTATGGGTCTTAGAGAGGTTTCAAAACATCTGAAGCTGAAAAAACTGAAGTGTGTCATCATCTCTCCTAACTGTGAAAAGATTCAGTCAAAGG GTGGGTTGGATGAGACTCTGCACAACATTATCGACTGCGCCTGTGAACAGAATATCCCGTTTGTTTTTGCCCTTAATCGCAAGGCCCTGGGCCGCTGTGTGAACAAAGCAGTGCCTGTGAGCGTGGTAGGAATTTTTAGCTATGATGGGGCTCAG GACCATTTTCACAGAATGGTACAATTGACAACAGAGGCCAGAAAGGCCTACAAAGATATGATAGCAGCTTTAGAAGAAGAAGCTGAAGGAGGACTACGAGAAACTGAACCTGGCATCTTAACCActgaatgtgaaaaaaatggCTTATCAGAAACTGGTAAAACATCTTCCAAGGACTCTGATGAGGATGTACCAAATTATA TTAAAATCTGGAAGAGAAAACTTGAAGAAGAGTATAATCCGTATGCACTGGAACTGGAAAAGAGCGCAGCTGCTGATATGCTGTTAGCAAATCTGGAAGAGCATCAGTAA
- the SECISBP2 gene encoding selenocysteine insertion sequence-binding protein 2 isoform X9 — protein sequence MQQKFHEARFSKTTNKKPTQTPKRESLPVPTLEATVLDFHKSQSLGSSEILNVQHKNGPVCSAESNIMCLSEPQMSLLLNTEKDTSVECEASSKTLDETLASLIPSSCDGRVAFSETPAEGSAQPRVSWATVLSQSPKKIVSSPAPEGHSRAKGKQDSEAKRSETKNDASETEPEEGLEKKKRKKKKKKKPKSPTDIEKPQNESTTTQEPPRIEDAEEFPDLATASDRRNKLGSQKSPFAPAARKQSEINLPEEPWDSQSPILDGTPRVDGLSGKQASSSVLERKKMQEVSRSSGKKSQIPVQLDLGGMLAVLEQKQQTEKSKQSSKPVVFSVGGAIPLLSKEPATAAKSHRLNQGKMPHNPLDSSAPLVKKGKQREVPKAKRPTPLKKIILKEREQRKQQRLLEQTAVPKDEDNICQSAENITEDETPLRDTQAAVPVMQVAEGFVENIGIKEPTEGSVTSKQLTSNLPKIHSRKFRDYCSQVLSKEVDSCVTDLLKELVRFQDRLYQRDPVKAKIKRRLVMGLREVSKHLKLKKLKCVIISPNCEKIQSKGGLDETLHNIIDCACEQNIPFVFALNRKALGRCVNKAVPVSVVGIFSYDGAQDHFHRMVQLTTEARKAYKDMIAALEEEAEGGLRETEPGILTTECEKNGLSETGKTSSKDSDEDVPNYIKIWKRKLEEEYNPYALELEKSAAADMLLANLEEHQ from the exons ATGCAGCAGAAATTCCATGAAGCCAG GTTCAGTAAAACTACAAACAAGAAGCCAACTCAAACTCCAAAACGAGAGTCTCTTCCTGTACCCACGTTGGAAGCTACCGTTCTGGATTTCCACAAGTCACAGAGTTTGGGAAGCAGTGAGATATTGAATGTACAGCACAAAAATGGACCAGTATGTTCAGCAGAAAGTAACATTATGTGCCTTAGTGAACCACAGATGTCTCTGTTGTTGAACACAGAG AAAGATACTTCTGTGGAATGTGAAGCTTCATCAAAAACTTTAGATGAAACATTAGCCAGCTTAATTCCCTCTTCATGTGATGGTAGAG TGGCATTTTCTGAAACACCAGCAGAAGGCTCTGCTCAGCCACGTGTGTCTTGGGCCACGGTACTTTCACAGTCCCCAAAGAAAATTGTGTCATCACCAGCACCTGAAGGTCATTCCAGAGCCAAAGGGAAGCAGGATAGTGAAGCAAAG CGgtcagaaacaaaaaatgatGCTAGTGAAACTGAGCCTGAAGAAGGgttggaaaagaagaaaagaaagaagaaaaagaagaaaaaaccaaaatcacccACTGACATAGAGAAACCTCAGAATGAGTCTACTACAACACAGGAACCACCAAGGATTGAG gaTGCTGAGGAGTTTCCTGATCTGGCAACTGCTTCTGATAGGAGAAACAAGCTAGGATCTCAGAAATCACCATTTGCTCCTGCTGCCAGAAAGCAGTCTGAA ATCAATCTCCCTGAAGAGCCTTGGGATAGTCAGTCTCCCATATTGGATGGAACTCCCAGGGTCGATGGACTGTCAGGGAAACAAGCTTCATCTTCTgtactagaaagaaagaaaatgcag GAAGTATCCAGGAGCAGTGGTAAGAAGAGTCAAATTCCCGTGCAGTTGGATTTGGGTGGCATGCTGGCAGTCttggagcagaagcagcaaacgGAGAAGTCAAAACAGTCTTCTAAGCCTGTCGTGTTTTCAG TTGGTGGTGCCATACCATTGCTTTCTAAAGAACCCGCTACAGCCGCAAAAAGTCACCGGTTAAACCAAGGAAAGATGCCTCATAACCCTTTGGATTCCAGCGCTCCTTTggtaaagaaagggaaacagagAGAAGTCCCTAAAgcaaagagaccaacacctctTAAAAAG attattctgaaagaaagagaacaacGAAAACAGCAACGCCTGTTAGAACAGACAGCAGTACCAAAAGATGAAGATAATATTTGCCAGTCTGCGGAAAATATTACTGAAGATGAAACACCTCTACGGGATACTCAAGCAG CTGTTCCTGTAATGCAAGTTGCTGAGGGTTTTGTGGAGAACATCGGGATCAAGGAACCTACAGAAGGTTCTGTGACTTCAAAGCAGCTCACCTCCAATCTTCCAAAAATCCATAGTAGGAAATTTAGAGA TTATTGCAGCCAGGTACTTAGTAAAGAAGTTGACAGTTGTGTGACAGACCTCTTGAAAGAACTGGTTCGTTTCCAAGATCGCTTGTATCAGAGAGACCCAGTAAAGGCCAAGATAAAACGGAGGCTTGTTATGGGTCTTAGAGAGGTTTCAAAACATCTGAAGCTGAAAAAACTGAAGTGTGTCATCATCTCTCCTAACTGTGAAAAGATTCAGTCAAAGG GTGGGTTGGATGAGACTCTGCACAACATTATCGACTGCGCCTGTGAACAGAATATCCCGTTTGTTTTTGCCCTTAATCGCAAGGCCCTGGGCCGCTGTGTGAACAAAGCAGTGCCTGTGAGCGTGGTAGGAATTTTTAGCTATGATGGGGCTCAG GACCATTTTCACAGAATGGTACAATTGACAACAGAGGCCAGAAAGGCCTACAAAGATATGATAGCAGCTTTAGAAGAAGAAGCTGAAGGAGGACTACGAGAAACTGAACCTGGCATCTTAACCActgaatgtgaaaaaaatggCTTATCAGAAACTGGTAAAACATCTTCCAAGGACTCTGATGAGGATGTACCAAATTATA TTAAAATCTGGAAGAGAAAACTTGAAGAAGAGTATAATCCGTATGCACTGGAACTGGAAAAGAGCGCAGCTGCTGATATGCTGTTAGCAAATCTGGAAGAGCATCAGTAA
- the SECISBP2 gene encoding selenocysteine insertion sequence-binding protein 2 isoform X7 → MSAERWPVSGRGGERRSKESEKKLDKRRHDGDDSSVGIVNRTSFQTSACSRNSMKPDRFSKTTNKKPTQTPKRESLPVPTLEATVLDFHKSQSLGSSEILNVQHKNGPVCSAESNIMCLSEPQMSLLLNTEKDTSVECEASSKTLDETLASLIPSSCDGRVAFSETPAEGSAQPRVSWATVLSQSPKKIVSSPAPEGHSRAKGKQDSEAKRSETKNDASETEPEEGLEKKKRKKKKKKKPKSPTDIEKPQNESTTTQEPPRIEDAEEFPDLATASDRRNKLGSQKSPFAPAARKQSEINLPEEPWDSQSPILDGTPRVDGLSGKQASSSVLERKKMQEVSRSSGKKSQIPVQLDLGGMLAVLEQKQQTEKSKQSSKPVVFSVGGAIPLLSKEPATAAKSHRLNQGKMPHNPLDSSAPLVKKGKQREVPKAKRPTPLKKIILKEREQRKQQRLLEQTAVPKDEDNICQSAENITEDETPLRDTQAAVPVMQVAEGFVENIGIKEPTEGSVTSKQLTSNLPKIHSRKFRDYCSQVLSKEVDSCVTDLLKELVRFQDRLYQRDPVKAKIKRRLVMGLREVSKHLKLKKLKCVIISPNCEKIQSKGGLDETLHNIIDCACEQNIPFVFALNRKALGRCVNKAVPVSVVGIFSYDGAQDHFHRMVQLTTEARKAYKDMIAALEEEAEGGLRETEPGILTTECEKNGLSETGKTSSKDSDEDVPNYIKIWKRKLEEEYNPYALELEKSAAADMLLANLEEHQ, encoded by the exons ATGTCCGCGGAGAGGTGGCCGGTCTCGGGCCGAGGCGGCGAG AGGAGATCAaaagagagtgagaaaaaaTTGGACAAGAGAAGACATGATGGAGATGACTCTTCTGTCGGAATTGTGAACAGGACTTCATTCCAGACCTCTGCATGCAGCAGAAATTCCATGAAGCCAG ACAGGTTCAGTAAAACTACAAACAAGAAGCCAACTCAAACTCCAAAACGAGAGTCTCTTCCTGTACCCACGTTGGAAGCTACCGTTCTGGATTTCCACAAGTCACAGAGTTTGGGAAGCAGTGAGATATTGAATGTACAGCACAAAAATGGACCAGTATGTTCAGCAGAAAGTAACATTATGTGCCTTAGTGAACCACAGATGTCTCTGTTGTTGAACACAGAG AAAGATACTTCTGTGGAATGTGAAGCTTCATCAAAAACTTTAGATGAAACATTAGCCAGCTTAATTCCCTCTTCATGTGATGGTAGAG TGGCATTTTCTGAAACACCAGCAGAAGGCTCTGCTCAGCCACGTGTGTCTTGGGCCACGGTACTTTCACAGTCCCCAAAGAAAATTGTGTCATCACCAGCACCTGAAGGTCATTCCAGAGCCAAAGGGAAGCAGGATAGTGAAGCAAAG CGgtcagaaacaaaaaatgatGCTAGTGAAACTGAGCCTGAAGAAGGgttggaaaagaagaaaagaaagaagaaaaagaagaaaaaaccaaaatcacccACTGACATAGAGAAACCTCAGAATGAGTCTACTACAACACAGGAACCACCAAGGATTGAG gaTGCTGAGGAGTTTCCTGATCTGGCAACTGCTTCTGATAGGAGAAACAAGCTAGGATCTCAGAAATCACCATTTGCTCCTGCTGCCAGAAAGCAGTCTGAA ATCAATCTCCCTGAAGAGCCTTGGGATAGTCAGTCTCCCATATTGGATGGAACTCCCAGGGTCGATGGACTGTCAGGGAAACAAGCTTCATCTTCTgtactagaaagaaagaaaatgcag GAAGTATCCAGGAGCAGTGGTAAGAAGAGTCAAATTCCCGTGCAGTTGGATTTGGGTGGCATGCTGGCAGTCttggagcagaagcagcaaacgGAGAAGTCAAAACAGTCTTCTAAGCCTGTCGTGTTTTCAG TTGGTGGTGCCATACCATTGCTTTCTAAAGAACCCGCTACAGCCGCAAAAAGTCACCGGTTAAACCAAGGAAAGATGCCTCATAACCCTTTGGATTCCAGCGCTCCTTTggtaaagaaagggaaacagagAGAAGTCCCTAAAgcaaagagaccaacacctctTAAAAAG attattctgaaagaaagagaacaacGAAAACAGCAACGCCTGTTAGAACAGACAGCAGTACCAAAAGATGAAGATAATATTTGCCAGTCTGCGGAAAATATTACTGAAGATGAAACACCTCTACGGGATACTCAAGCAG CTGTTCCTGTAATGCAAGTTGCTGAGGGTTTTGTGGAGAACATCGGGATCAAGGAACCTACAGAAGGTTCTGTGACTTCAAAGCAGCTCACCTCCAATCTTCCAAAAATCCATAGTAGGAAATTTAGAGA TTATTGCAGCCAGGTACTTAGTAAAGAAGTTGACAGTTGTGTGACAGACCTCTTGAAAGAACTGGTTCGTTTCCAAGATCGCTTGTATCAGAGAGACCCAGTAAAGGCCAAGATAAAACGGAGGCTTGTTATGGGTCTTAGAGAGGTTTCAAAACATCTGAAGCTGAAAAAACTGAAGTGTGTCATCATCTCTCCTAACTGTGAAAAGATTCAGTCAAAGG GTGGGTTGGATGAGACTCTGCACAACATTATCGACTGCGCCTGTGAACAGAATATCCCGTTTGTTTTTGCCCTTAATCGCAAGGCCCTGGGCCGCTGTGTGAACAAAGCAGTGCCTGTGAGCGTGGTAGGAATTTTTAGCTATGATGGGGCTCAG GACCATTTTCACAGAATGGTACAATTGACAACAGAGGCCAGAAAGGCCTACAAAGATATGATAGCAGCTTTAGAAGAAGAAGCTGAAGGAGGACTACGAGAAACTGAACCTGGCATCTTAACCActgaatgtgaaaaaaatggCTTATCAGAAACTGGTAAAACATCTTCCAAGGACTCTGATGAGGATGTACCAAATTATA TTAAAATCTGGAAGAGAAAACTTGAAGAAGAGTATAATCCGTATGCACTGGAACTGGAAAAGAGCGCAGCTGCTGATATGCTGTTAGCAAATCTGGAAGAGCATCAGTAA
- the SECISBP2 gene encoding selenocysteine insertion sequence-binding protein 2 isoform X5 → MSAERWPVSGRGGEGIKLSAEVKPFVPKHVAVAVAWSEPSEACVFPSVLGDPAFCEYSNCSYSPDVVSNVYPVAGSQYHSNNSTHCNGSEIVSESAEQTYSIREESKNLSKQRRSKESEKKLDKRRHDGDDSSVGIVNRTSFQTSACSRNSMKPDRFSKTTNKKPTQTPKRESLPVPTLEATVLDFHKSQSLGSSEILNVQHKNGPKDTSVECEASSKTLDETLASLIPSSCDGRVAFSETPAEGSAQPRVSWATVLSQSPKKIVSSPAPEGHSRAKGKQDSEAKRSETKNDASETEPEEGLEKKKRKKKKKKKPKSPTDIEKPQNESTTTQEPPRIEDAEEFPDLATASDRRNKLGSQKSPFAPAARKQSEINLPEEPWDSQSPILDGTPRVDGLSGKQASSSVLERKKMQEVSRSSGKKSQIPVQLDLGGMLAVLEQKQQTEKSKQSSKPVVFSVGGAIPLLSKEPATAAKSHRLNQGKMPHNPLDSSAPLVKKGKQREVPKAKRPTPLKKIILKEREQRKQQRLLEQTAVPKDEDNICQSAENITEDETPLRDTQAAVPVMQVAEGFVENIGIKEPTEGSVTSKQLTSNLPKIHSRKFRDYCSQVLSKEVDSCVTDLLKELVRFQDRLYQRDPVKAKIKRRLVMGLREVSKHLKLKKLKCVIISPNCEKIQSKGGLDETLHNIIDCACEQNIPFVFALNRKALGRCVNKAVPVSVVGIFSYDGAQDHFHRMVQLTTEARKAYKDMIAALEEEAEGGLRETEPGILTTECEKNGLSETGKTSSKDSDEDVPNYIKIWKRKLEEEYNPYALELEKSAAADMLLANLEEHQ, encoded by the exons ATGTCCGCGGAGAGGTGGCCGGTCTCGGGCCGAGGCGGCGAG GGCATCAAGTTGTCAGCAGAGGTCAAACCATTTGTTCCAAAACATGTGGCAGTAGCCGTGGCATGGTCAGAACCCTCAGAAGCATGTGTCTTTCCTAG TGTTCTGGGAGATCCTGCCTTCTGTGAATACTCCAACTGCTCTTACTCACCTGATGTTGTTTCAAATGTATATCCAGTAGCTGGCTCACAGTATCATTCTAACAACTCAACACACTGTAATGGTTCAGAAATAGTCAGTGAATCTGCTGAGCAAACATATTCAatcagagaagaaagtaagaatctTTCTAAG CAGAGGAGATCAaaagagagtgagaaaaaaTTGGACAAGAGAAGACATGATGGAGATGACTCTTCTGTCGGAATTGTGAACAGGACTTCATTCCAGACCTCTGCATGCAGCAGAAATTCCATGAAGCCAG ACAGGTTCAGTAAAACTACAAACAAGAAGCCAACTCAAACTCCAAAACGAGAGTCTCTTCCTGTACCCACGTTGGAAGCTACCGTTCTGGATTTCCACAAGTCACAGAGTTTGGGAAGCAGTGAGATATTGAATGTACAGCACAAAAATGGACCA AAAGATACTTCTGTGGAATGTGAAGCTTCATCAAAAACTTTAGATGAAACATTAGCCAGCTTAATTCCCTCTTCATGTGATGGTAGAG TGGCATTTTCTGAAACACCAGCAGAAGGCTCTGCTCAGCCACGTGTGTCTTGGGCCACGGTACTTTCACAGTCCCCAAAGAAAATTGTGTCATCACCAGCACCTGAAGGTCATTCCAGAGCCAAAGGGAAGCAGGATAGTGAAGCAAAG CGgtcagaaacaaaaaatgatGCTAGTGAAACTGAGCCTGAAGAAGGgttggaaaagaagaaaagaaagaagaaaaagaagaaaaaaccaaaatcacccACTGACATAGAGAAACCTCAGAATGAGTCTACTACAACACAGGAACCACCAAGGATTGAG gaTGCTGAGGAGTTTCCTGATCTGGCAACTGCTTCTGATAGGAGAAACAAGCTAGGATCTCAGAAATCACCATTTGCTCCTGCTGCCAGAAAGCAGTCTGAA ATCAATCTCCCTGAAGAGCCTTGGGATAGTCAGTCTCCCATATTGGATGGAACTCCCAGGGTCGATGGACTGTCAGGGAAACAAGCTTCATCTTCTgtactagaaagaaagaaaatgcag GAAGTATCCAGGAGCAGTGGTAAGAAGAGTCAAATTCCCGTGCAGTTGGATTTGGGTGGCATGCTGGCAGTCttggagcagaagcagcaaacgGAGAAGTCAAAACAGTCTTCTAAGCCTGTCGTGTTTTCAG TTGGTGGTGCCATACCATTGCTTTCTAAAGAACCCGCTACAGCCGCAAAAAGTCACCGGTTAAACCAAGGAAAGATGCCTCATAACCCTTTGGATTCCAGCGCTCCTTTggtaaagaaagggaaacagagAGAAGTCCCTAAAgcaaagagaccaacacctctTAAAAAG attattctgaaagaaagagaacaacGAAAACAGCAACGCCTGTTAGAACAGACAGCAGTACCAAAAGATGAAGATAATATTTGCCAGTCTGCGGAAAATATTACTGAAGATGAAACACCTCTACGGGATACTCAAGCAG CTGTTCCTGTAATGCAAGTTGCTGAGGGTTTTGTGGAGAACATCGGGATCAAGGAACCTACAGAAGGTTCTGTGACTTCAAAGCAGCTCACCTCCAATCTTCCAAAAATCCATAGTAGGAAATTTAGAGA TTATTGCAGCCAGGTACTTAGTAAAGAAGTTGACAGTTGTGTGACAGACCTCTTGAAAGAACTGGTTCGTTTCCAAGATCGCTTGTATCAGAGAGACCCAGTAAAGGCCAAGATAAAACGGAGGCTTGTTATGGGTCTTAGAGAGGTTTCAAAACATCTGAAGCTGAAAAAACTGAAGTGTGTCATCATCTCTCCTAACTGTGAAAAGATTCAGTCAAAGG GTGGGTTGGATGAGACTCTGCACAACATTATCGACTGCGCCTGTGAACAGAATATCCCGTTTGTTTTTGCCCTTAATCGCAAGGCCCTGGGCCGCTGTGTGAACAAAGCAGTGCCTGTGAGCGTGGTAGGAATTTTTAGCTATGATGGGGCTCAG GACCATTTTCACAGAATGGTACAATTGACAACAGAGGCCAGAAAGGCCTACAAAGATATGATAGCAGCTTTAGAAGAAGAAGCTGAAGGAGGACTACGAGAAACTGAACCTGGCATCTTAACCActgaatgtgaaaaaaatggCTTATCAGAAACTGGTAAAACATCTTCCAAGGACTCTGATGAGGATGTACCAAATTATA TTAAAATCTGGAAGAGAAAACTTGAAGAAGAGTATAATCCGTATGCACTGGAACTGGAAAAGAGCGCAGCTGCTGATATGCTGTTAGCAAATCTGGAAGAGCATCAGTAA